ATCTCCAGGTGCTCGGCGCCGTAGGCGTCCACGACGCGCAGGCCCTCGTCGAGGCCGTCGACCAGGACGATCGCGGACTGGCGGCCCTTCAGGGCGGGGACGATCCGGTCGTCGATGTGCTTGGTGACCTCGACCTGCGGCTGGAGTTCCTTCTCGACCGCGTCCGCGAGCTCCACGGAGTCGGTGACCAGGACGGCGGCGGCCAGCGGGTCGTGCTCGGCCTGGCTGATCAGGTCGGAGGCGACGTGCACCGGGTCGGCGGTGGCGTCGGCGAGGACCGCGATCTCGGTCGGGCCGGCCTCGGCGTCGATGCCGATCTTTCCGGTGAAGTAGCGCTTGGCGGCGGCGACCCAGATGTTGCCGGGGCCGGTGACCATGTTGGCGGGCGGGCAGGACTCGGTGCCGTACGCGAACATCGCGACGGCGGTGGCGCCGCCCGCCGCGTACACCTCGTCGACGCCGAGCAGGGCGCAGGCGGCGAGGATCGTCGGGTGCGGCAGGCCGTCGAACTCGGCCTGGGCGGGCGAGGCGAGGGCGACCGACTCGACGCCCGCCTCCTGCGCGGGCACCACGTTCATGATCACGGACGACGGGTAGACCGACCGGCCGCCGGGCGCGTACAGCCCGACCCGCTCGACCGGCACCCACTTCTCGGTGACCGAGCCGCCGGGCACGACCTGCGTGGTGTGGGTGGTGCGGCGCTGCTCGCGGTGGACGAGCCGGGCGCGGCGGATGGACTCCTCCAGGGCGGCGCGCACGGCCGGGTCCAGCTCCTCCAGCGCGCGCGTGAGCGCGGCCGCCGGGACCCTGACCTGGTCCAGCCGGACCCCGTCGAACTGCTCGGCGAAGTCGATCAGCGCCGCGTCGCCCCGATGATGCACGGCCTCGCAGATCGGACGCACCTTCTCCAGGGCGGCCGAGACGTCGAAGTCGGCTCGGGGCAGCAGGTCGCGCAGAGCGGGGCCCTCGGGGAGGGCGTCGCCGCGCAGATCGATTCGGGAGATCACGCAACCAATTCTCTCAGACCCGCGTCGGGCACGGTTCGCGCGTATCAATGGCTGATACAGAACGCGGCGGCCCCGCGCGGCCCACGGGCAACTCACCCGAATCGGTGCTCACTTTGAGTGTTCGGAGTGTCACCCAGCGGGCATGAACGGTTGTACGAAGAGTGAGCGACCGACGAGTAGTTGGGGAGGGAGTGAAGTGCCGTGACCGTAGTGGTGGGTCCTCGTGACGGAGAGCTGCCGGACGACCTGACCGCCGCCGAGGCCGGCATGTGGCAGGCCTTCCGCAACGGCAGCGTGTACGACCTCAGCAGCGGCGACGCGCTCGTCGACGACCCGCACGGCGGGCACCCGTGGGGACCGGAGCGGAGCGTGCGGGCCCGCATCGTGTGCTGGCTGCTGCTCGACGGTCCGCCGGCGCTCGCGGGCCGGGTGGCCTCGCTCCAGCTGACCGGCGTGCGGATCAGCGGCACGATGGACCTGGCCGGCGGCACCGTGGACCCGTACGTGGAGCTGCGGGGCTGCCGGTTCGAGCGGGAGGTGCTGCTGCCGGAGACCCGCTTCACCACCGTGCGCCTGGTGGACTGCTCGGTGCCCCGCCTGGAGGCGGCCCGGCTGCACACGGAGGGCGACCTGCACCTGCCCCGTTCCCGCTTCCGGGGCGGCATACGGCTCACGGACGCGCGGATAGGCACCGACCTGCTGCTCAACCAGGCGATCGTGCACCGGGACCGGCACGGCCGTTCCATCGCCGCCGACGGGATGACCGTCGGGCAGGACCTCCAGGCCGAGATGCTGGAGGCGCACGGCGAGGTGAGTCTGCGCAGCGCCCAGGTCGGCGTGTCGCTGAGCCTGCGCGGCGCCCGGCTCCTAAACCCGTACACGCGGCACGCGCTCAACGCCCCGCAGCTGACGGTGGAGCGCACCCTGTACCTGACACCGGCGGGGCTCGGCAGCCCGCTGCTGCGGGGCACCACGCCGGCGCAGGGCACGCGGATCCAGCGCTTCGAGTGCGAGGGCGGGGTGCGGCTGGACGACGGGCGGTTCGGCGACGCGCTCGACTTCGAGCACGCCCGCTTCACGTTCACCGACGAGCAGGAGCTGTCGCTGCGCCGGGTGCAGACGCCCGAGCTGCGGTTCCTGGGCGAGCGGCCGGCGCGCGGCCGGGTGGTGCTGTCGGGGGCGCGGGTCGTCAACCTGATGGACCGGGCGGACAGCTGGCCGGGGCCCGGCCGGCTGCACATGGGCGGCTTCACCTACGAGAACCTGGTACCGCGGGGGCCGTTCCCGCTGGAGAAGCGGCTGCGCTGGGTGGGCGCCGCGACCGCCGAGTACAACCCGGAGCCGTACGAGCGCCTCGCCGCCGTGCTGCGGGCCGGCGGCGAGGACGAGGACGCCCGCGAGGTGCTGCTCGCCAAGCACCGCCGACGCCGCGAGAGCCTGCCGATCGCCGCGAAGCTCGTGGGGTACGCCCAGGACTGGACGGTCGCCTACGGCTACCGGCCGGGGCGGGCCGCGGTGTGGATGGCGGTGCTGTGGGCGGCGGGCTCGCTCGCCTTCGCCCGTGCCGAGCCGCCGCCGCTGAAGACCGGCGAGCACCCGGACTGGAACCCGGCCCTCTTCGCCCTCGACCTGCTCCTGCCGGTCATCGACCTGGGCCAGGCCGGCTTCTGGCAGCTCCACGACGCCTGGCAGTGGCTGGCGACGGCCCTGATCCTGCTGGGCTGGATCCTGGCGACGACGGTGGCGGCGGGCGCGACCCGCCTGCTGCGCAGAAGCTGAGCCCTCCGAGGGTGGAGCGGCAGCACGTCCGACGCCCGGCCCGCGTCCGCCTGGGACACCCGCACCCGACCACGAAAGCCGCACGTGCGGCGCACCCTCCGCTTCCGGGGCGGCTCCACCCCCGACGCCCCACGACCAGCGGCCGCCGACGGCGAGAGGCCCCACAAGGGCCACCCGCACCCGACGGCGAAAGCCGCACGAGTGGTGCGGGTGGGACCACAATCGACCGAAGGCGAAGCCGAGGCCGAATCCGGACCCCGTCCGCACAACCATCCCGCCCGGTCGACCGTCGTAGTCACCATGCTGCGCGCGTTCCTCAGGACCGCGGCCACCCGGGCCCGCTCGCGGACCTCACGGCCCGCCCAAGACGACGACGTGCTCCTCGACGCCCCCGACGACCGCCTCGCCCCCGCCCTCCTCGCCGCGGCCCGCGGCGAGCACACCCCCGCGGCCGGTCTCCTCGCCGGCACCCGTGAGGACGCGGAGTGGGAGCACCGCGACCGGTACACCACGCGTCTCGCCGCCTTCTCCCGCTCCCGTTCCGAGTGGCTCGAGACCTGGCGTGCCACCGCCCCGGAGGACCCCGGCGCCCCGCTGGTAGCGGCGCGCCTGGCGGTGGCCCGCCACTGGGACTCACCGGACCGTGCCGAGCTGCTGCGCGGGCTCGTGCCCGCGGTGACCGCGGCGGCCGAGGCGGCCGGACCCGACCCGGTGCCGTGGCGCACGGCGCTGGACGCGGCGCGGGGCGCCGGTGCCGGACACGCCGAGTTCGAGCGGCTGTGGGGACAGGCGGTCCGCCGCTCCCCGCACCACTACGGCTGCCACGTCGCCGCCCTGGAATACCTCGCCGCCGCCTCACCCGGCGCCCACCGCGAATGCCTGGACTTCGCCGAGACGGCCGCGCAGGACGCCCCCGAGGACGCCCTGGTCCGGGCGCTGCCGCTGCGGGCGGCCTTCACCTGTCTGCGGGCCGCCGGCGCCGACGTCGGCGCCGCGACCGGCGCGCCCCCGCGTGACCTCCGTGTCCGTCTGGACGCGGCCGCCGACCGCGCGGTCGCCCTGTCGGCGGCCCACCCGGCGGCCGACCCGTGGGCGGCGGAGCTGCGGAACCTGCTGGTCTACGTCCTCGTGCGCCTGGACCGGCTCGCGGACGCGGCGGAACAGCTGCGGCTGACCGGCCCGTACGTCACGTCCTTCCCGTGGGACCGGGAGACGGACGATCCACTCGGCCGCTTCCTCCAGGTGCGCGCCGATGTCCTCGCGGCCGTGGCCGCCGCGCCGCCGAGGACGGGTTCGGGCCATCCACGAAGTGGGCGGGGCGGACGCGTCGGTCGCGGCGACCATTAGGCTTCTGCGTCGTGACCACCGTCCGGCTCCCCCTCTTCCCCTTGAACTCCGTCCTGTTCCCGGGGCTGGTGCTCCCCCTCAACATCTTCGAGGAGCGCTATCGCGCCCTGATGCGCGAACTGCTGAAGACCTCCGAGGACGAACCCCGGCGGTTCGCCGTCGTGGCGATCCGCGACGGCTACGAGGTGGCCCAGAGCGCTCCCGGCCTGCCCGACCCGACGGCCACGCCGGAACGCGGGCCGACGGCCGGGTTCGGCTCCGATCCGCTGAAGGCGTTCCACAAGGTGGGCTGCATCGCGGACGCCGCGACGATCCGCGAGCGGGCCGACGGCACCTTCGAGGTGCTGGCGACCGGCACGAACCGGGTGCGCCTGGTCTCGGTGGACGCGTCGGGCCCCTTCCTGACGGCGGAGCTGGAACCGCTGCCGGAGGAACCGGGCGACGAGGCCGGCGCGCTGGCCGAGGGCGTCCTGCGGTCCTTCCGGCAGTACCAGAAGCGGCTGGCGGGGGCGCGCGAGCGGTCGCTGGCCACCGGCGCCGAGCTGCCGGACGAACCGGGCGTGGTCTCGTACCTGGTCGCCGCCGCGATGATGCTCGACACACCGACGAAGCAGCGTCTGCTCCAGGCTCCGGACACCGCGTCCCGCCTGAGGGACGAGCTGAAACTCCTTCGCTCCGAGACCGCCGTCATCCGTACGCTGCCGTCCCTGCCCGCGTCGGAACTGACGCGCGGCCCGACGAGTCTCAACTGAGGTACCGGCCCGTATGGCGAAGAAGTCGAAGAAGCAGCAGTCCGGCGGCACCCCCGCGACGGT
The Streptomyces sp. NBC_01723 genome window above contains:
- the hisD gene encoding histidinol dehydrogenase, which encodes MISRIDLRGDALPEGPALRDLLPRADFDVSAALEKVRPICEAVHHRGDAALIDFAEQFDGVRLDQVRVPAAALTRALEELDPAVRAALEESIRRARLVHREQRRTTHTTQVVPGGSVTEKWVPVERVGLYAPGGRSVYPSSVIMNVVPAQEAGVESVALASPAQAEFDGLPHPTILAACALLGVDEVYAAGGATAVAMFAYGTESCPPANMVTGPGNIWVAAAKRYFTGKIGIDAEAGPTEIAVLADATADPVHVASDLISQAEHDPLAAAVLVTDSVELADAVEKELQPQVEVTKHIDDRIVPALKGRQSAIVLVDGLDEGLRVVDAYGAEHLEIQTADAAALADRVKNAGAVFVGPWAPVSLGDYAAGSNHVLPTGGCACHSSGLSVQSFLRGIHIVDYTRDALAEVAHHVVTLAEAEDLPAHGAAIKARFEWKVPESK
- a CDS encoding oxidoreductase, with protein sequence MTVVVGPRDGELPDDLTAAEAGMWQAFRNGSVYDLSSGDALVDDPHGGHPWGPERSVRARIVCWLLLDGPPALAGRVASLQLTGVRISGTMDLAGGTVDPYVELRGCRFEREVLLPETRFTTVRLVDCSVPRLEAARLHTEGDLHLPRSRFRGGIRLTDARIGTDLLLNQAIVHRDRHGRSIAADGMTVGQDLQAEMLEAHGEVSLRSAQVGVSLSLRGARLLNPYTRHALNAPQLTVERTLYLTPAGLGSPLLRGTTPAQGTRIQRFECEGGVRLDDGRFGDALDFEHARFTFTDEQELSLRRVQTPELRFLGERPARGRVVLSGARVVNLMDRADSWPGPGRLHMGGFTYENLVPRGPFPLEKRLRWVGAATAEYNPEPYERLAAVLRAGGEDEDAREVLLAKHRRRRESLPIAAKLVGYAQDWTVAYGYRPGRAAVWMAVLWAAGSLAFARAEPPPLKTGEHPDWNPALFALDLLLPVIDLGQAGFWQLHDAWQWLATALILLGWILATTVAAGATRLLRRS
- a CDS encoding LON peptidase substrate-binding domain-containing protein, yielding MTTVRLPLFPLNSVLFPGLVLPLNIFEERYRALMRELLKTSEDEPRRFAVVAIRDGYEVAQSAPGLPDPTATPERGPTAGFGSDPLKAFHKVGCIADAATIRERADGTFEVLATGTNRVRLVSVDASGPFLTAELEPLPEEPGDEAGALAEGVLRSFRQYQKRLAGARERSLATGAELPDEPGVVSYLVAAAMMLDTPTKQRLLQAPDTASRLRDELKLLRSETAVIRTLPSLPASELTRGPTSLN